The genomic segment CACAACTAGAGCTCCAAAACCTCAAAGAagcaatgaagagggtgatgtaCGGGAATGGAGGAGGCAAAACTCtgttttttctctgttttattcCACAGCCTTCAGCCACTAAACCTTGTATATATCCtcccctaaaaagaccaaaatgcccttgtgacatctaaagcctttcaaactactctaggggtaaaattagtacttctagcttaacccgttaattataattaacgcttcccatttcccgctaatctcaatatcctcaaactccaatatttcataacccgttaccctaaaatccccggtaacgcgatagcttttaatatcaccccgagactcaccccgagccccgagctcaaacctgttatgaccaaaccgataatcacgtttaacgatcgtctcatgtcggaatactcgaaccaatccacattataatgtggtctcacaatatgtcattaacatacaacaaatattcaattataccctcaacgggccaaattaccataatacccctgtaaacaaatgtggactcacatgcatgcatttaacatcatatgataatataattctcataaacatgcataaacacatttaatggcgtaattaaacagttatggccctcccggcctactaatccagccattaaccataatagggaatccgagGCATTACAATTATGGTATAGGAAGCAAAAATACACAAATTATGTTGTCAATGTATAtcgaaaataaataaattaaataaagtaggtaataattttgaaacttttagattaattatatttttctcaattaaataaatatttgataTAGAATCTCAAGTGATTtgacaataaatatatttatatatctataaaaTGTTAATTTGACTAAAGTAAAATGCTGACTCAAAGTTATAAATCCACTACACAAAATGATATCAATTAAGGAGAACAAAAAGTTTTGTACACGGTGAAGTAccgtaattttgtaatttatttagtCTGCcgtataaaatgattttttttttataaattaccttataaaatgtaattttctcttttaaaaaaggggttttttttttttttttttttatatatgtacaacaaaaataaagaaactcCAATAATCATATTGGATATATTATTTACAATACAATATACAATATAGAACTGAATATGAAATATATCTACTGTAATTAAGTCCACCAATTGCTCCACcttcttatttaatttttttttttaaaataaaacaacttTCCAATTGTTTTTTCGTGTAAACAAATTTGTTTATAATGTTacacatatttattttaaataaaccaAATTGTTTATTAAGTTACATAGATTTTAAAATGAATCTATTTCAACCAACAATACTAGcattctaaataatttttttgaaagataatataaatatattatttttattttatgaaaatttatACATATTTGTTCATTCTAAAAAAAGCCAATGACATCATTGATTGGTTAATTGATCCCAAATAATATACAACACGAAAacattattgtttatttatttttaatgatatAAGATTTCATGAGTTTTGTCATGAACCACTCCAATGGCATCTCATTCTTGGAATTCACAAGAATGTATCTTCCTATTTTCGGACAATCTTCCTAAATATATAAAGAGGAATTTACATGAAATATGGGAAAATTCACTAAAATTTgatatatatggtttttttttttttttgcattttttatgattttttttgttgttttccttttttatgggttttgttttcccatatttatcaaaatattgcttttatatcccatatttttttgtatacgttttttttttctatagggGTATTTTTATGAGTAaatttttatctttttatttttattattatttttattattttggtaaacatttttgtaagaaaatttcAATTCAGTAGTGGTTTATTATGCATTTATGTGTATTTTTGTGAGggctttttagtcattttatgtgttttttttattattttattttattttaattttgaatttttttttgtaaggaAATCAATTCCCAGTATGCATGCAGGTACTTGAGTACCCAACCTCTATCACGTTTTTATCTTCTTCACGTTTTCTGAATTTTATtagtatattttattaagtatcaCGTTTTCTTCAGTGGTGATTTGTGTTCTTAGTTTTCGTTCTTGTGTTAGGgtttatttgagttctttgttGTCGATTTTCTGCCCTCTGTGCGTGTGTTTCGTCTCGGTGAGTACCTGGTTTCAGGTATGTCTTTTTCCGTTTGCTTCAGTATCACGTTTTTTATATATcgtttggttcaaattttttctttctttcagcaTTTGGTTTTTTGTGttgatttcttcttttttttctttttcttaggaTTTTTATAAGTTTCTCGTTGTGGATTTGTGCCTCTTTGTGGTGTTTTCGTATCGGTGAGTACCCGGTTTCagggtttattttattattattttttttaatgtaaattGATTGTTAATTTTgctttgtattatatatttttctgTCGTGGGTGATTGTTTTTTAATCTGTGTTAATGACGGTTTTTATATTTGGTGCACGATTTTATCGTTAGTTTTTTAGTGGGGTTTTTGTCAGTTTTTGATCAGTTTATTATTTGGGAAGTTTATGGGTAGTTATTTGTAATTTGTGCTCTATATATGTGTAtatctgtttttcttttttcatttgtgttgtttgttttttttttttatgcagtGCATTGATATTTCTCTTGCTCGAATTTGTGTGATGGATCACTGTGGTGAATGCGGTGGTGTTTCTGGTTCGGAGAAGAAAATTTCTGGTATAGTAGAGGATGAATCGAAGAATGTAGGGGATGATATTTGCGAGATTCTTCCTCGAAGGAGTAACATTACACATTTGAAGTCTGTTGCAAGGAAGAAGAGTAAATCCCCTTCCTCTGTTGCAAGGAAGACAAGTAAATCGCCTTCCACTGTTAAACAGGCGAAGGATTCGTGTGCATCTGGTAGTAAGGATGCTGGAGATGATTCTCATGAGACTAAACATGTTGTGGtatgtgtttatttttttaattattataatataaaattgtTCATCTGTTTATGTTTCTGTTGTTGTGTTTCACATTGGGTGGAttctgtttgttttatttttttatggttgtgtattTGGTTTCTTGTAGTTTTGTAGTTAATTTGTATAATGTTCAATtctgttttgtgtttgttttacagttattgttgtgttttcttttgttgttaaactgttttttttttgcaCCTGGTTACATGTGGAttctgtttttttaattttttttatggttgtgtatcTGGGTTCTTGTAGATTTGTAGTTAATTTGCATAATCTTAAATtctgttttgtgtttgttttattgttattgctgtgtttttttttgttgttaagctgttttattattttttggtaCCTGGTTTCATGTGTACCTGGTTACATATGTACCTGGTTACTTTACAGATAACAGTGAACGATGTTGCTTAATGAGTTTTGAACTTGTTTACCTTAGTGaatgaattgtttttttttttatatgtatatttaaaccATACAAAGTTAAATACATATAAGTCGTTTTATAAATGTAAAGTACTTATAAATTtttcatgtttatattttttgaaaCTGGTTGCAtgtttaattgttttgtttttttctgCAGGCTCATTTAAAGATATACCCCTCCAAGAGGTTTGGTAGTAAGGTTCAACATTTTAATGACAAGAGTGTCATTACTGACTTGAAATCTAAGTTGACTAAAAGTCATAAATCATTGTTTAAGAAGACCCCATTTGGGCACTTTTTAGAAGTATGTGATATTCATTTTCAAACTCAACTTGCCCAGCTTGTGTTATTGAGAGAGGTATCTCATGAGAGGGAGGAAGAGGAAACGTGGTTTAAGCTTGGTCGTAGAGTGTGTAGGTTTTCTATTGAAGAGTTTGCTCTAGTTACAGGTCTTAGATGTGATGGTGATTTTGATTTAAGTCGTTTTCAAAAAAAGAAGGttttgtttaagaaaaaaatatttggcCGTTTTGTTGGTAAGGTGTCGAAGTCTGAATTACGCAATGCTTTTATTAGTAAGGATCTAGTTGATGATGAGGATGTTGTCAAATTGGGTATAGTTCATATCCTAGTTAACTATTTGTACGGCTATACTAGTGATAAGTCGGTTGATGATTTCTTTTTTGAGATGGTTGATCGAGATTTTTCTCAATTAGCAAATATTAGTTTTGGCAAGTTTGTATGGGATAGGAGTTTTCAATATTTGAAAACTGCTTTGAAGGGTGGGAATAAAATCTTTGATGGACTGTTCGTTGATGGGAAGGTTGGCCTTCACCCTTACAAACTTCTTGGGTTTCCCATTGCTTTTCTTGTATGGATTTATGAAAGTATAGCTGAGTTGAGTCCTGAGTTTTGTCAACGGGTTGGGAAAAAATTTCCACGTTTGTTGAATTGGAAGAGTACAGATAATGCGTTCTATGCAAACTTGGTGGGAAAGGTTTTCAACAATCAGAAGGTATAATCTTTTTGTTTTGTAACTGGTTTCTTGCTAAATTTGTTTGATTCATTTTTGGATTTTTGTTTGTGTACCTGGTTTCAGTTGATGGTAACCAGTTTTCttgattttgtatatatatatttttaatttattcagtTGACTATCCTGAATGTCTATCCGTCTTCTGAGGAGAGAAAGAAACTGGCAGTAAAGAAGTTTAAGTTTGAGCCTCTATACTTGCCGAAGGTGTGTGCTGAAGATGGAGACAGTAGTCCGGGTACCCAGGTACTGGTTagttttgttgtttgttttagttaaaaaaaaaatattactttgttttgaaatttat from the Humulus lupulus chromosome X, drHumLupu1.1, whole genome shotgun sequence genome contains:
- the LOC133806496 gene encoding uncharacterized protein LOC133806496, with translation MQCIDISLARICVMDHCGECGGVSGSEKKISGIVEDESKNVGDDICEILPRRSNITHLKSVARKKSKSPSSVARKTSKSPSTVKQAKDSCASGSKDAGDDSHETKHVVAHLKIYPSKRFGSKVQHFNDKSVITDLKSKLTKSHKSLFKKTPFGHFLEVCDIHFQTQLAQLVLLREVSHEREEEETWFKLGRRVCRFSIEEFALVTGLRCDGDFDLSRFQKKKVLFKKKIFGRFVGKVSKSELRNAFISKDLVDDEDVVKLGIVHILVNYLYGYTSDKSVDDFFFEMVDRDFSQLANISFGKFVWDRSFQYLKTALKGGNKIFDGLFVDGKVGLHPYKLLGFPIAFLVWIYESIAELSPEFCQRVGKKFPRLLNWKSTDNAFYANLVGKVFNNQKLTILNVYPSSEERKKLAVKKFKFEPLYLPKVCAEDGDSSPGTQVDSEKLRLICESISSKKHAKKLLLVTLQL